The genomic segment acaaaaaagaaaaaaatacttaagtttGAGTTGGGATTGAAGCGGAAAAATTCTTTCAAATCTTATCTTTATAGACGTGTCTGTTTTATGTCCTTTGCCAGTACGCATGTAAGCGGTTTTCTAATGGCACGTGTATTTGAAATGTCTGATGACGTAGGTGTTAAGCACAGAGTGCAGGAAAGGTTCAAAGTGTCTATGCATCAAGTTGCTTCGTTATTTTCTATTACTGACATAAGTTTTCCCACttgtactttcttttcttatatatatacatatatatatatatgtgcatgtgtgtcagGACAGGATGTGGTTTTAACTGAAGTGTGTAAGATTTGTATGCAGCTGTACTTGGAGGCTCTGCTCTTCTCTGCTGGTCTTTCTTAAGTGACAGAGCCTTTCGAACGCTTTAGGCctttgaaatgaaacatttaaagacaaagatCGATCTATCTAATTTCTTAACAGTTTCATACCCTTTTGTTAATAATTTCCATAGCAGAATGAAAACAGGTTTACATAAGAATTTTCTCCTACATTTCTATCCTTCTCGGATACTTACTGGTCCGCCAAGGCTGGAGCCAAAATCATAGCAGGCATGTGATGTACACACAACATAATTACCGCCTAACATCACTGAAGTTAGGGGTTTTCTGTACCATCTTGATATTTATGACAGATTTTTTAGATAATAATGTTCATAATGTTCTATCACTGtttggaaaagtctggaattttattttcctttcttggaaagttattgttgtattttcagCCTTTATTCCACATCTTATtgttgtaatgtttattttgttcttcctgtttgttccttttctaacttcttctttatttctgtctgtatttcttcttttctttatttatttctttctttgcctTTGCTTTCCATTTCTACTTTCTTTTTCAAGTTCCTTATTTAAAGCCTGACTACTGTGTATATCTACCATAAAGTCAACTTCAGtattttatgctttgttttttttaacccctccagggggtctttttgtgggctctagagtcccttttcatgaagtaggctgacaggaaagggggaaggagagtggggaagacatgcggtaaacgtcgccgggagtcgaacccgcgacagccgcgtcgaggacttgaggcctccaaatgtgggtcgcgctaaccactacgccaccacggcacgcccagtattttatgttttaaaatgaagataaaGGACTGAGaactcaaacatttacaatTCTTACATGATTACAGAAGTCAGCCTAGATATGAATAGCAATTATCATTTGCTTATGTTCTCTACTGCTAGGTTTGGACCCTCACTGTGGGTCCTGAAACACACGAAGTGTCCCCCCAGTACAATAATAACATTATGGTTGAAAGGACATTGAGCAGTCACACTGCCAGTGTTTACTTAATGAATGTTTGTACTCTGCGACCGAATCAGAAGTCTCTGTAACGGTTAGTCTGCAGGCTGGAAGTTGAAATCCTGATTAACTTCAGGATTTCAACTTCAACTTCATATGCTACTGCTGTTTAGAATATTTGGGCTAATGAAGCCTATCAGAATCTCTaaagtattaataaaaacagtggAAAAGCCTGCATATGTACTAGCAACGTTTCAGAAGGAAAGAGTGATTATAGCTGGTGGCAGGTTGTGGCCCTCATGACACCCTGTGTTGGTTTACCACAGaggcatctttttttcttcttctgtggccTGACGTTACAGTTGCAGAAAGAGGAATAGAGGTGAACCTCTGAGGTTCAGAGGGGGATGTTGCCAATGTGGGTAGAACAAGGACAGTGACCCAAATAAAAACTGACTCTACTGAAATACAGTATGATATCAGGGGTGTTTACGAAGTGTTTGATACTTGCTTATTCATCCGTATCGGAGGTATCAAGCCTTTCAAATAAAGTACATCTATGACCTCTTCAGTGACCTCCCATAGCTTTGTTTTACCTATCACTGAGCCATGTTCATGACCTTCTAAATGCTGCTTTTCAGCAAAAGAGAAGTTTCACTTCTGTTAAGTTTTCCCACTGCAAACAAAACTTAAGGAAGtgtttgattctgattttttttttttttacaattacactCATCAAccttgttcattttcttttctccctaatgagtttgatttaatttacaaaaaaacaaacttaaagtaTTGATGATTTACTGCAATGACTATCACATGTTTGCATCTACACTTACTATATTTATCAGGAGTGCTCTTCATAGAAACAACCTACATTTCTATGTGTTGTGAGAAGTTGACTAACTTTGTGCTTGCACACACTTCTTCCTCTGGCCAGTTATGTTTTGTCATGAAAAAGAAGATCAGAAAGTTTTTGATGAAAGTAAATTTCCAGTATAATGTCATAATTTTTCCAGATGAAGTAACTTTTTAAGAATCGATTTTACACAAGTAGGAGTAAAAGTGAAACCTTAGCTTCTTTGGATGGTTGAGTGCCTtcagttaatttagttgtatatattgttattattattattgtgtgtttgcttatttctactgtcaaaaaggtcaaatgtatatatttgaccttttgcacgggagctgcaatggaaatttcgttgaattctgttcaatgacaataaatgctatctatctatctatcttagCAATGCACTGAGGGTAAATTCCAACATTTATTAAGGGGCTCATCTAGAGCAAGGTTGAACTGAAATCTGCACAGATAACTAATCAGTTAGTATTCCTGTTGAAAATCATTTgttaataaaatggaaaaagaattACGGAAGCCTAAATCTGATGTCAGGGATTGCGTTCGTTTTCAGGTCTTTCATCGGGAAAACCGCATCGTGCGGCGGCGCGGACCCCTTAACATGAACCATTATGCCAACAAGAAGAGCGCAGCAGAGAGCATGCTGGATGTGGCCCTGCTGATGGCAAACGCCTCGCAGCTGAAGGCCGTTCTCGAGCACGGACCGAGCTTCACCTTCTACGTTCCCCTCATCACTCTCCTCAGCATCTCTCTCATCTTGCAGATAGTGGTGGGAGTTATGCTCATCTTTATAGGTAAGCTGGGGATTTTTGTTGCCTTGTTTCCATTTAATCAAGTTGTCATTAGATATATTTCTCTTTATCAATTGAAGATGTTTATAAGAAGGCAATTAATGTTAACATACATGGCTCTGAAAATGTATGTGAGGCTATACATTTCTTGCTTTTCCtttcaacaaacattttaatgtcagcCAAAGTTAGCTTGATTAAAGCTAAAAAGACAGTTTTCCGAGGACACAATGCTTAAAGTCTCAATTGAATCCAAGTCTGAACTTTAACTAGGTCACTCCAACACCTcatggtgtttttttaagcaattcAGAGGGTGACATGCCTATGTGATTTGGAGAACCATCATGCTTTACAACCCAAGTCTGCTGAAGCTTAAGGTCACAAACTAAAGCCCAGACTCTGTCCTTTAGGATATTCTAATAGAACAGGATTCATGTTTCTATCAATTACagcaaatttaataaaacaggaTTCATGTTTCTATCAATTACAGCAAATTTTCCAGGTTCGAAAAAAgcaaatcagccccaagccatcaCACCACCACCATCATGTTTGACTATTGAAGTGAActgatttaaaaactgaattttacatttatccTAGTTAACATCTAAaatcaaaaactgttttatgaaCTAAATCATGTaggtgaagaaaagaaaaggcacaaacagaaaaaaatgtgtagcAACACACAGAGGTTTACTCTCAAacctaaacacaaaaaaatctaataatcaacaaattaaataaaatttgaataaatttaatCAGTAAATGAAAGATTGCTTGGAACATATGCTTTTTATTAACAACTTAATAAGGAATTTGGGTTCAAATAGAGATAACCAGAGTGGTTATGTCCTGAGaattaagctaaataaatacagttttccACCTGGCATGAGCAGGTAAGAAATTCTCACATTATGACAAACAGGACTAAAAATATCACAGTTGAATGTTTAACATTATTCCCACAAAAAGTGTGTAAATGCgtttatttgaaaaagagaaGCAACAATTATTCTTAATTCTAAATGTTGGTCAATCctgaaatttcatttattaatcgCTACagcagttaaattaaaatttttttatctattgCTATTTTTGACTggaatacataaactaaaccAAATATACAGAAGAGACACCTGCTGAACTTTGCAGTTGTTTTCAAGAACTTAATACATAATTTAGCTTTCAGCTCTTTTATTCTTTAGAGTATGAATCAGAGGAGAACAG from the Xiphophorus maculatus strain JP 163 A chromosome 20, X_maculatus-5.0-male, whole genome shotgun sequence genome contains:
- the LOC102225292 gene encoding ninjurin-1-like yields the protein MATETIAMNGDADRSDETGVFHRENRIVRRRGPLNMNHYANKKSAAESMLDVALLMANASQLKAVLEHGPSFTFYVPLITLLSISLILQIVVGVMLIFIVKWNLNDERMHHKLDILESCVMAFIFVIVVVNVFITAFGVQQPHSRDSPPS